The sequence CGACGGATCGGATGCTGTCCCAGGTAAAGAAATATGCGGCCAAGATGCACTACGATGTCATCCTTGATCCGGAGTTGGAGGTGTTTGACAGCTATGGTGTGGAAATCATACCGTTCGCTGTTCTGGTGGACAGGGACGGGACTGTGGTCGTGGCGATCCAGAGCCTTGAGCCGGAGCCACTGAAACTGATCTCGGATGCAATTGACCGCCTTACAAAGTAACAGGATCCGAAAAATTGTCTTCCGCAGCCTTCTTTTTTATAAAGGTCGCCGTTTCAGCTTTTATCATAGCGGGGGTGAGTGAACTCGCCAAAAGGATGCCGTCCCTGGGCGGGCTTATCGCTGCCATGCCCCTCACAACGCTGCTGGTGCTTATCTGGTTGTACGCCGAGACAGGCGATTACCAGTTGGCATACGATTTCACACGATCGGTCCTTTTCGCCATCGTTCCCACCATATTTTTCTTCATTACAGCCCTGTACCTGTTTAAAAAAGGAGTCTCTTTTATCACGATACTCGTCGTGAGCTTCGTCATTTTCCTGGGCGCTGCGGCGGTGCATCAGTGGCTATTGCCGGACAAACTTCGATAACGCCAACTTGACGCGGAGACACGGGGACACGGAGACTCGGGGAAAAACCGTTATGTCATTGCGAGGACCCTGAGCCAGATCGAAGGGGACGTGGCAACCTCGGGTTGAAAAGACCAGAATATTTACGCAGAGGGCAGGGAAAACGGGAATGCAGACAAACATATGGTTTTTGTTGGGGGGAATTTTCGGAGCTTTATCTATGGTAGGTTTCGCGGCCGATCGGCTGAAGAACATGAGGAAATCCGTTCTACTTCCCTTAACTTCTTTCGATACCAGGCTGAGTTTAATATCAGGAGTTTTTTTGCTATAAACCCTCAGATTGTTGGAGTGCTTATTTTGGACTTTGGACATTGGACTGCTTTTCCCCTGCGTCCCCTGCGATGGTGCCATAGCTGGCACCCCTGTGTAACCCTGCGTTAAGGCTTTTGATCTTATGTCTTTGCATCGGATGATCGAATTATGAGTGAACACAAAAATCCTTTTCCAACCGTGGACATCATCATCGAGGTCGAGGGCG is a genomic window of bacterium containing:
- a CDS encoding DUF3147 family protein, whose translation is MSSAAFFFIKVAVSAFIIAGVSELAKRMPSLGGLIAAMPLTTLLVLIWLYAETGDYQLAYDFTRSVLFAIVPTIFFFITALYLFKKGVSFITILVVSFVIFLGAAAVHQWLLPDKLR